A genomic stretch from Chitinophaga agri includes:
- the rpsD gene encoding 30S ribosomal protein S4 has product MARYTGPKTKISRIFGEPILGNGKYLGKNSNPPGQHGVSRKRKQLGEYALQLREKQKAKYTYGVLERQFANLFVEANRRKGVTGEVLIKLLEARLDNAVFRLGIAPSRPAARQLVSHKHITVNGQVMNVPSYQLKPGDIIGLKPSAASNTAITSNIRGKNPKFSWLDWNEKEQKGTFIAYPERESVPENIKEQLIVELYSK; this is encoded by the coding sequence ATGGCAAGGTATACAGGACCAAAGACCAAGATCTCCAGAATTTTCGGAGAACCAATTTTAGGAAACGGTAAGTACTTAGGTAAGAATAGTAACCCTCCGGGTCAGCACGGTGTAAGCCGCAAACGTAAACAGCTGGGCGAATACGCACTGCAGCTGCGTGAAAAACAGAAAGCGAAATACACTTATGGTGTACTGGAGCGTCAGTTCGCTAACCTGTTCGTTGAAGCTAACCGTCGTAAAGGTGTTACCGGTGAAGTATTGATTAAACTGCTGGAAGCTCGTCTGGATAACGCAGTATTCCGTCTGGGTATTGCTCCTTCCCGTCCTGCTGCACGTCAGCTGGTTTCTCACAAACATATCACTGTTAACGGCCAGGTAATGAACGTGCCTTCTTACCAGCTGAAACCAGGCGATATCATCGGTCTGAAGCCATCTGCAGCAAGCAACACAGCTATTACCAGCAACATTCGTGGTAAAAACCCTAAGTTCAGCTGGTTGGATTGGAATGAAAAAGAACAAAAAGGTACTTTCATTGCATATCCTGAGAGGGAGAGCGTTCCTGAGAACATTAAGGAGCAGCTGATAGTAGAATTGTACTCTAAATAA
- a CDS encoding DNA-directed RNA polymerase subunit alpha, whose translation MAILNFQKPDKIVLQKSTDFEAQFEFRPLEPGYGVTVGNALRRVLLSSLEGYAIVGIKIEGADHEFATLKGITEDVTEIILNLKQVRFKRIVENEVSNEKIQISIKGKTEFRADMIEKATSAFQIMNPELLICTLDPSAKLDIELTIGKGRGYVPAEENKPKDAVFGYIAIDSIFTPIKNVKYSIENTRVEQKTDYEKLIMEVITDGTIHPEEAVKQASRILIQHLMIITDENISFDTKDTEKEDVVDEQTLQLRKILKTPLEDLDLSVRAFNCLKAAKINSLSELVQYEQEELMKFRNFGQKSLSEIEQVLNERGLHFGMDLSKLKLDEE comes from the coding sequence ATGGCAATTCTGAATTTCCAAAAGCCTGATAAAATCGTTTTGCAGAAGTCAACTGACTTTGAAGCTCAATTCGAATTCCGGCCGTTAGAACCGGGTTACGGTGTGACTGTGGGTAACGCGCTGCGTCGTGTGCTGCTGTCATCTCTGGAGGGGTATGCCATTGTGGGAATAAAGATTGAAGGTGCAGATCACGAGTTTGCTACTTTAAAAGGAATCACTGAAGACGTTACTGAAATCATCCTGAATCTGAAACAGGTACGTTTCAAACGCATCGTTGAGAACGAAGTTAGCAACGAGAAAATTCAGATTTCTATTAAAGGTAAAACTGAGTTCCGTGCTGACATGATCGAAAAAGCAACCAGTGCTTTCCAGATCATGAATCCTGAATTGCTTATCTGTACGCTGGATCCATCTGCAAAGCTGGATATCGAACTGACTATCGGTAAAGGCCGTGGTTATGTGCCAGCTGAAGAGAATAAACCAAAAGATGCCGTTTTCGGTTACATCGCTATCGACTCTATCTTTACGCCAATCAAAAACGTAAAATATAGCATCGAGAACACCCGTGTGGAACAAAAGACTGACTATGAGAAGCTGATCATGGAAGTGATCACCGATGGTACCATCCACCCGGAAGAAGCTGTAAAACAAGCATCCCGTATATTGATCCAGCACTTAATGATCATCACTGATGAAAACATCAGCTTTGATACTAAGGACACTGAAAAAGAAGATGTTGTTGACGAACAGACACTGCAGTTGCGTAAGATCCTGAAGACGCCGCTGGAGGATCTGGATCTGAGTGTACGTGCATTCAACTGCCTGAAAGCTGCTAAGATCAATTCCCTGAGCGAACTGGTGCAGTACGAACAGGAAGAACTGATGAAGTTCAGAAACTTTGGTCAGAAATCTCTCAGTGAAATTGAGCAGGTGCTGAACGAAAGAGGTCTGCATTTCGGTATGGACTTGTCCAAGCTGAAATTAGACGAAGAATAA
- the rplQ gene encoding 50S ribosomal protein L17, producing the protein MRHGVKLNPLGRTASHRKSLLSNLAIELIKHKRITTTLAKAKSLRVYVEPLLTRAKNDSTHNRRIVFSYLQDKETIKELFGAISEKIANRPGGYTRIIKLGKRFGDNAETALIELVDFNEIYGGKVEKEAAPAKKTRRAGGSKKKATEEGTTSTEEKAAE; encoded by the coding sequence ATGCGTCACGGAGTAAAATTAAATCCACTCGGCAGAACTGCCTCACATCGTAAGAGCCTGTTATCTAACCTGGCAATTGAACTGATCAAGCACAAGCGTATTACTACCACCTTAGCAAAGGCTAAGTCATTGCGTGTTTACGTTGAGCCTTTGCTGACAAGAGCAAAGAACGATTCTACCCACAACCGTAGAATTGTGTTCAGTTATCTGCAGGATAAAGAAACTATCAAGGAACTGTTCGGTGCAATCAGTGAGAAAATCGCTAACCGCCCAGGTGGTTATACCCGTATCATCAAATTAGGTAAACGTTTTGGTGATAACGCAGAAACTGCGCTGATCGAGCTGGTAGACTTTAACGAAATCTATGGCGGTAAAGTTGAGAAAGAAGCAGCTCCTGCTAAGAAAACTCGTCGTGCTGGTGGTAGCAAGAAAAAGGCTACTGAAGAAGGTACTACATCAACTGAAGAAAAAGCAGCTGAGTAA
- the carA gene encoding glutamine-hydrolyzing carbamoyl-phosphate synthase small subunit, whose amino-acid sequence MPQTRSIQPAVLLLDDGTVYHGKAFGKIGTAAGELCFNTGMTGYQEVFTDPSYKGQVLIMNNCYVGNYGVKKDDVESDSVKISGLICKNISYNYSRQMADGSLEKFLDENNLVAIHDVDTRALVAHIRSKGAMNCIISSEILDVEQLKGKLKQVPSMEGLALCAEVSTKEAYNVGNPDAEIRIAVLDNGVKRNMLKCLSEKGAYLQVFPTDTPFEECEKFKPHAYFVSNGPGDPAPLKYAVDTVKQILNANKPMFGICLGHQLLALANDIPTYKMHHGHRGLNHPVKNLATGRCEITTQNHGFAVDPKAIAASETVEVTHVNLNDASIEGIRIKNKPAFSVQYHPESTPGPYDSRYLFDDFFNMIKANM is encoded by the coding sequence ATGCCTCAGACTAGATCGATCCAGCCGGCCGTACTGTTATTAGATGACGGAACGGTATATCACGGAAAAGCTTTTGGTAAAATAGGCACCGCCGCCGGTGAATTGTGTTTTAACACTGGAATGACAGGATACCAGGAAGTATTTACGGATCCTTCATATAAAGGGCAGGTACTGATCATGAACAACTGTTACGTGGGTAACTATGGCGTTAAAAAAGACGACGTAGAAAGCGACAGCGTTAAGATCAGTGGATTGATATGTAAGAACATTTCTTACAACTATTCTCGTCAGATGGCTGACGGTTCCCTGGAGAAGTTCCTGGATGAGAATAATCTGGTTGCTATTCATGATGTGGATACCAGAGCGCTTGTAGCTCATATCCGCAGTAAAGGAGCAATGAACTGTATTATCTCTTCAGAAATACTGGATGTAGAGCAACTGAAAGGTAAACTGAAACAGGTTCCTTCTATGGAAGGCCTTGCATTATGTGCCGAAGTATCTACTAAAGAAGCGTATAACGTGGGAAATCCGGATGCTGAAATCCGTATTGCGGTATTGGACAATGGCGTTAAGCGTAACATGCTGAAATGCCTTTCCGAAAAAGGCGCTTATCTGCAGGTATTCCCCACAGATACTCCTTTTGAAGAGTGCGAGAAATTCAAACCACACGCATATTTTGTCTCCAACGGACCCGGTGACCCGGCTCCATTGAAATATGCTGTTGATACTGTTAAGCAGATCCTGAACGCAAACAAACCTATGTTCGGTATATGTCTGGGACATCAGTTGCTGGCTCTTGCCAATGACATTCCTACATATAAAATGCACCATGGCCATCGCGGTCTGAACCATCCGGTGAAGAACCTGGCGACTGGCCGTTGTGAGATTACTACCCAGAACCATGGATTTGCAGTAGATCCGAAGGCAATTGCAGCCAGCGAGACAGTAGAAGTTACGCACGTGAACCTAAATGATGCTTCTATCGAGGGTATCCGTATTAAAAACAAACCGGCATTTTCAGTACAATACCACCCGGAGTCTACTCCTGGTCCATACGATAGCCGTTATTTGTTCGATGACTTCTTCAACATGATTAAAGCGAACATGTAA
- a CDS encoding pyridoxal phosphate-dependent aminotransferase, whose product MPTISKRGELMPPSPIRKLVPYAENAKKNGTKVYHLNIGQPDIETPKPVLDAVRHSDFKVLEYSHSAGNESYRRKLVTYYERFGINLTPQQIIVTTGGSEAILFAFMACLDAGDEVLVPEPFYANYNGFAIEAGINVRTITASIENGFALPAMEAFEKAITPRTKAIMICNPNNPTGYLYSKEELSVLTELCLRHNLYLFSDEAYREFCYTGEHFSAMNLDGLEDNVILMDTISKRYSACGGRIGALVTKNQTVLDAVMKFAQARLSPPSFAQIAGEAAVDLPLDYFDEIKAEYQSRRDVLVSMLNDIPGVFCPNPGGAFYAIARLPIDNADRFCQWLLESFSYEQQTVMLSPATGFYATKGLGTNEVRLAYVLNKEDIRKAMICLGKALESYPGRIEIKEGASVAEN is encoded by the coding sequence ATGCCTACCATTAGTAAGAGAGGCGAGCTGATGCCACCTTCTCCTATCAGGAAGCTGGTTCCTTATGCAGAAAACGCTAAGAAAAACGGGACCAAAGTATATCATCTCAATATCGGCCAACCAGATATTGAAACACCAAAACCAGTACTGGATGCGGTTAGGCATTCAGATTTCAAAGTACTTGAATACAGTCACAGTGCAGGTAATGAAAGCTATCGTCGTAAGCTGGTTACCTATTATGAAAGATTCGGTATCAACCTGACACCTCAGCAGATAATCGTCACCACTGGTGGCTCTGAAGCAATTCTCTTTGCCTTTATGGCCTGCCTGGATGCAGGAGATGAAGTATTGGTGCCAGAGCCATTTTATGCTAACTATAACGGCTTTGCTATTGAAGCAGGCATCAATGTACGCACCATTACGGCGAGCATCGAAAACGGCTTCGCATTGCCAGCCATGGAGGCTTTTGAAAAAGCGATCACGCCCCGCACCAAAGCAATCATGATCTGTAATCCAAATAACCCTACTGGTTATTTATATAGCAAAGAAGAACTTTCAGTATTAACAGAACTATGTCTGCGCCATAACCTCTACCTTTTCTCTGACGAAGCCTATCGTGAGTTTTGCTACACTGGTGAACATTTTTCTGCAATGAACCTGGATGGCCTGGAGGACAACGTTATCCTGATGGATACGATCTCCAAGCGTTACAGCGCCTGTGGCGGAAGAATCGGAGCGTTGGTAACTAAAAACCAGACAGTACTGGATGCAGTGATGAAGTTTGCCCAAGCCCGCCTCAGCCCGCCTTCCTTTGCACAGATAGCAGGAGAAGCAGCTGTGGACCTCCCACTGGATTATTTTGACGAAATAAAAGCAGAATATCAAAGCCGTCGTGATGTGCTGGTAAGTATGCTGAATGATATACCAGGTGTTTTCTGTCCTAATCCTGGTGGCGCATTTTATGCCATTGCCAGACTGCCAATTGATAATGCCGATAGATTCTGTCAGTGGCTGCTGGAATCTTTCTCCTATGAGCAGCAAACAGTCATGCTTTCTCCTGCTACGGGATTCTATGCTACAAAGGGATTAGGTACAAATGAAGTAAGGTTGGCCTATGTACTGAATAAGGAAGATATTAGAAAAGCGATGATCTGCCTTGGCAAGGCACTGGAAAGTTATCCTGGTCGTATTGAGATAAAAGAAGGAGCTTCGGTTGCTGAGAACTAG
- a CDS encoding DUF1573 domain-containing protein, whose amino-acid sequence MKKFILSLFASMLLTTALWAQTQTGNPVDAKVKFKQETIDFGKTKLNKPVSVDFEFTNTTKEPVIIETARASCGCTTPTWTKEPVLPGKKGKITASYSANSMGAQNKTVWVRLKGIDQDKELHLTGTVE is encoded by the coding sequence ATGAAAAAATTCATCTTATCCCTATTTGCGAGCATGCTGTTAACTACAGCGCTCTGGGCACAGACACAGACCGGAAACCCTGTTGATGCTAAAGTAAAATTCAAACAGGAAACTATCGATTTCGGCAAAACCAAACTGAACAAACCAGTTTCAGTTGATTTCGAATTCACTAACACTACCAAAGAGCCGGTAATTATCGAAACTGCTCGTGCAAGTTGTGGTTGTACCACTCCTACCTGGACTAAAGAACCAGTTCTGCCAGGTAAAAAAGGTAAAATTACTGCCAGCTACAGTGCAAACAGCATGGGTGCGCAGAACAAAACTGTTTGGGTAAGGTTAAAAGGTATCGATCAGGACAAAGAACTGCATCTGACTGGTACAGTAGAATAA
- a CDS encoding alpha-ketoacid dehydrogenase subunit alpha/beta gives MIENNELTMNTESRLSFNEFRKEVLDDYRLACESREVSLLARKEVLTGKAKFGIFGDGKEVAQIAMAKYFQPGDFRSGYYRDQTFAFATGIATPEQFFSQMYADPDLANEPFSGGRQMNSHFATPNLGKDGNWLDLTSIKNTATDMSPTAAQMPRALGLAFASKLFRDVEVLKEFSKLSNNGNEVCFATIGDASTSEGHFWETMNAAGVLQVPLAVFVWDDGYGISVQRKHQTTKDSISAALEGFRKTEDSNGFDIYTVKGWDYAAMCETFEAGIRKMRETHIPALFHVEEMTQPQGHSTSGSHERYKSKERLAWEKEFDCNHQMRQWILENALADESTLLAIEAEAKTVAQDARKNAWEKYINPIRQQVQQMLSHGEAVVGLPDVKSTLVTDLLQQLRTNREPLRRDILKTAATILFAHRRVKAPAMVALKEYYENLLAYEKSNYNSLLHAEGVNSVSNVPVIPAVYAEDAVSINGFEVLNKYFDQLIENNPKVFAFGEDVGKIGDVNQGFAGLQQKHGAERIFDTGIRELTIMGQGIGMALRGLRPIAEIQYLDYLIYGLQPLSDDVASLQYRTKGIQYCPIIVRTRGHRLEGIWHSGSPMSMILGSLRGMNVCVPRNMVQAAGMYNTLLAANEPALVIESLNGYRLKEKLPQNLGSFTVPLGTPEVVREGTDITIVSYGSTLRIIEEASQSLEKLGISCEVVDVQTLLPFDINHKILESLKKTNRILFVDEDVPGGGTAYMFQQVMELQGGYKWLDAAPRTLSAQAHRPAYGSDGDYFSKPNVEDVMRTVIEIVEE, from the coding sequence ATGATAGAAAACAATGAACTGACTATGAATACGGAAAGCCGGTTGTCATTCAATGAATTTCGGAAGGAAGTACTGGATGATTACCGCCTGGCTTGCGAAAGCAGGGAAGTTAGTCTGCTGGCCCGTAAGGAAGTACTTACCGGTAAGGCCAAGTTCGGTATTTTCGGAGATGGTAAGGAAGTGGCACAAATTGCCATGGCCAAATATTTCCAGCCTGGAGATTTTCGCTCAGGTTATTATCGTGATCAGACCTTCGCGTTTGCCACTGGTATTGCCACGCCAGAACAATTCTTTTCACAGATGTATGCCGATCCTGATCTGGCCAACGAGCCATTTTCAGGAGGCCGTCAGATGAATTCCCATTTTGCCACACCAAATCTTGGAAAGGATGGTAATTGGTTAGACCTTACAAGTATTAAGAACACCGCTACCGATATGTCACCAACAGCCGCGCAGATGCCGCGTGCATTGGGACTTGCTTTCGCGTCTAAGTTATTCAGAGACGTAGAAGTGCTGAAAGAGTTCTCAAAACTGTCTAACAACGGTAACGAAGTCTGTTTCGCTACTATTGGTGATGCATCTACATCAGAAGGGCATTTCTGGGAGACTATGAACGCTGCTGGTGTGCTACAGGTACCATTGGCCGTTTTTGTATGGGATGATGGTTATGGTATTTCTGTACAGCGTAAGCATCAGACTACTAAAGATTCAATTAGTGCCGCATTGGAAGGATTCCGTAAAACGGAAGATTCTAACGGATTTGATATCTATACAGTCAAGGGCTGGGATTATGCAGCAATGTGTGAAACCTTTGAGGCCGGTATCCGGAAAATGAGGGAGACGCATATACCTGCGTTATTCCATGTTGAAGAAATGACTCAGCCGCAAGGGCATTCAACCAGCGGATCGCATGAGCGCTATAAAAGTAAAGAGCGTCTGGCGTGGGAGAAAGAGTTCGACTGTAATCACCAGATGAGGCAGTGGATCCTTGAAAATGCACTAGCTGATGAGTCTACATTGCTGGCGATAGAAGCTGAAGCCAAAACGGTGGCCCAGGATGCACGTAAAAATGCATGGGAGAAATACATCAATCCTATCCGTCAGCAGGTACAACAGATGCTCAGCCATGGCGAAGCGGTAGTAGGGCTGCCAGATGTTAAAAGTACGCTGGTGACTGACTTACTGCAGCAACTCAGAACTAACCGGGAGCCACTGAGAAGAGATATTCTAAAAACGGCCGCCACAATACTATTTGCACACAGGCGGGTGAAAGCACCGGCCATGGTTGCATTGAAGGAATATTACGAGAATCTGCTGGCTTACGAAAAAAGCAATTATAATTCACTCCTGCATGCGGAAGGTGTTAACTCAGTATCGAATGTTCCGGTAATTCCTGCTGTATATGCCGAAGATGCTGTTAGTATAAACGGTTTTGAAGTATTGAATAAATACTTTGATCAATTGATTGAAAATAATCCGAAGGTGTTCGCATTTGGAGAAGATGTGGGTAAAATCGGAGATGTGAATCAGGGATTTGCCGGATTGCAGCAGAAACATGGGGCGGAAAGAATATTTGATACAGGTATTCGTGAGCTAACGATCATGGGGCAGGGTATAGGTATGGCGCTGCGTGGACTTCGTCCGATAGCCGAAATACAATACCTCGATTATCTGATTTACGGTCTTCAGCCACTTAGTGATGATGTAGCCAGTTTGCAATATCGTACGAAGGGTATTCAATACTGTCCAATTATAGTACGTACGAGAGGTCATCGTCTCGAGGGGATCTGGCATTCCGGTTCTCCAATGAGCATGATCCTGGGATCCTTAAGAGGTATGAATGTATGTGTTCCGCGCAACATGGTACAGGCTGCTGGTATGTACAATACTCTATTGGCCGCTAATGAGCCGGCACTTGTGATCGAATCGCTGAATGGGTACCGTCTGAAAGAGAAATTGCCGCAAAACCTGGGTAGTTTCACTGTTCCGCTTGGCACACCTGAGGTGGTTCGTGAGGGTACTGATATTACCATCGTTTCATATGGTTCAACGTTGCGTATAATAGAAGAGGCAAGTCAGTCACTTGAGAAACTTGGTATATCCTGCGAAGTGGTAGACGTACAGACCTTATTACCATTTGATATTAATCATAAGATCCTGGAATCTCTGAAAAAGACCAACCGTATCTTGTTTGTGGATGAGGATGTGCCAGGTGGTGGTACTGCGTATATGTTCCAGCAGGTAATGGAACTGCAGGGCGGATATAAATGGTTAGATGCCGCGCCTAGAACTCTTAGTGCACAGGCGCACCGTCCGGCTTATGGTTCTGACGGAGATTATTTCTCTAAGCCAAATGTCGAAGATGTGATGCGGACAGTGATAGAAATAGTGGAAGAATAA
- a CDS encoding response regulator transcription factor — protein sequence MKAGVLLVEDDHFFAKVIKSHLEKAGYLVVHCSDGEEGWNTFQERPFDICLLDVVMPGMDGFALAREIRDRNENIPIIFTTSRYMEQDKLNGFECGGDDYLVKPFNMEELLCRMDVFMKRSRLLQNDKQIIFRLGSLIFNYSEFKIYHPPTSQAINLPPKEAELLKFLCDNPNKRLKREGILLSVWGNDDFFTGRSMDVYLTRIRKHFKLDNTIKLETIHGKGLRLVIESEVCRVL from the coding sequence ATGAAAGCAGGAGTTCTGTTAGTAGAAGACGATCATTTTTTTGCTAAAGTTATCAAAAGCCATCTTGAAAAAGCCGGTTACCTGGTAGTGCATTGCTCCGATGGAGAGGAGGGCTGGAATACTTTTCAGGAACGGCCATTTGATATATGTCTGCTGGATGTAGTCATGCCGGGAATGGATGGATTTGCGCTGGCCCGGGAGATTAGGGATCGAAATGAAAATATACCTATTATATTCACTACCTCAAGGTATATGGAGCAGGATAAGCTTAATGGCTTTGAATGTGGTGGCGATGATTATCTGGTAAAGCCTTTCAATATGGAAGAATTACTTTGCCGTATGGATGTATTTATGAAAAGGAGTCGCCTTCTGCAAAATGATAAGCAGATCATATTCAGACTTGGCTCACTTATATTCAATTACAGCGAATTTAAAATTTATCATCCTCCTACCTCCCAGGCAATTAATCTTCCTCCAAAGGAAGCCGAACTGCTGAAATTTCTCTGTGATAATCCCAATAAGCGCTTAAAACGTGAGGGCATTTTGTTAAGTGTCTGGGGTAATGATGACTTCTTTACGGGGCGTAGTATGGATGTTTACCTGACTCGCATCCGAAAACATTTCAAACTAGATAATACGATTAAACTGGAAACCATTCATGGCAAGGGATTACGCCTTGTTATCGAAAGCGAAGTTTGCCGTGTTCTTTAA
- a CDS encoding YebC/PmpR family DNA-binding transcriptional regulator has translation MGRIFEVRKATMFARWDRMAKQFTRIGKEIAIAVKQGGPDPDNNPALRRCIANAKGVNMPKDRVEAAIKRAMGKDKTDYEEVVYEGYAPHGVAVMVETATDNTTRTVANVRMHFNKMDGSLGNSGSVGFLFNRTGVFKIKNEGQNLEELELELIDAGLEEIGEDSEGNIVLHVAFTEFGNMSKALEEKNIDPISAELQRIPTTTVELNEEQAKEVLALIDRLEQDDDVQQVFHNLR, from the coding sequence ATGGGAAGAATATTTGAAGTAAGAAAGGCCACCATGTTCGCCAGATGGGACAGAATGGCCAAACAGTTTACCAGGATAGGCAAGGAAATAGCAATAGCAGTGAAGCAAGGTGGCCCTGATCCTGACAATAACCCCGCACTCCGCAGATGTATTGCGAACGCTAAAGGTGTCAATATGCCTAAAGACCGTGTAGAAGCGGCTATCAAAAGGGCAATGGGCAAAGACAAGACTGATTATGAAGAAGTTGTATATGAAGGCTATGCTCCGCATGGTGTAGCTGTCATGGTTGAAACTGCTACAGATAACACTACCCGTACAGTTGCAAATGTGCGTATGCACTTTAATAAAATGGACGGCAGCCTAGGAAACAGTGGTTCCGTTGGTTTCCTGTTCAACCGTACTGGTGTATTCAAGATCAAAAACGAAGGCCAGAACCTGGAAGAACTGGAGCTGGAGCTGATTGATGCCGGTCTGGAAGAAATTGGTGAAGATAGTGAAGGTAATATCGTATTGCACGTTGCTTTCACAGAGTTTGGGAATATGTCAAAAGCACTCGAAGAAAAGAATATAGATCCTATCAGTGCAGAGTTACAGCGTATTCCTACCACAACTGTTGAACTGAATGAAGAGCAGGCTAAAGAAGTGTTAGCACTGATCGATCGCCTGGAACAGGATGATGACGTACAGCAGGTTTTCCACAACCTCCGTTAA